In Marivivens aquimaris, one genomic interval encodes:
- a CDS encoding gluconokinase, translating to MKPAYVVMGVSGSGKSTVGSELAAHLGARFIDADDLHPAENVAHMAAGHPLTDEMRWPWLDKCGQEMAANREDQPVVLACSALKRVYRDRLRNWVPDLVIVYPAADAVVIAERMSHRANHFMPVSLLQSQFATLEEPTEDEAVIRVSAEGSVEQTVQAVIKAI from the coding sequence ATGAAGCCAGCGTATGTTGTGATGGGTGTGTCCGGTTCGGGCAAATCGACGGTGGGCAGCGAACTCGCAGCCCATCTCGGGGCTCGTTTTATTGACGCCGACGATCTGCACCCAGCCGAAAACGTGGCTCATATGGCCGCCGGGCATCCACTGACCGACGAAATGCGCTGGCCGTGGCTGGATAAGTGCGGGCAAGAGATGGCCGCGAACCGCGAGGATCAACCCGTCGTGCTCGCGTGTTCGGCGCTCAAGCGCGTTTATCGTGACCGCTTGCGCAACTGGGTGCCGGATCTCGTGATCGTCTACCCTGCGGCGGACGCCGTGGTGATCGCCGAACGCATGTCGCATCGCGCCAACCACTTCATGCCGGTGTCGCTGCTGCAAAGTCAGTTCGCGACGCTCGAAGAGCCGACCGAGGACGAAGCGGTGATCCGCGTGAGTGCCGAAGGCTCGGTCGAACAGACCGTTCAGGCCGTCATCAAAGCCATATGA
- a CDS encoding Gfo/Idh/MocA family protein — protein MNKVRLGMVGGGQGAFIGGVHRIASRIDGKFDLVAGALSSNPERAAASAKELGIARSYSSYEEMAREEAAREDGIEAVAIVTPNHMHAGPAITFLNAGINVICDKPLAATPEQAEEMAAAVKSSKARFILTHNYTGYPLIRQAREMVARGDLGKIRVIQASYSQDWLAEAPDPDNKQAEWRTDPAKAGGGAIGDIGSHAFNLLSFVSGLKTEALLAELHSMVDGRRVDDNAHILLRLEGGAKGMLWASQVAIGQENNLSLRIYGEKGGIEWNQENPNVMTFARFGEPKQLLTRGGAGLGSGGGDWTRIPPGHPEGYLEGFANLYSDAADLIRGEGDGSLLPGIDAGMDGMWFIASCIKSQDAGNTWIAR, from the coding sequence ATGAATAAAGTACGACTGGGTATGGTCGGCGGCGGACAGGGCGCGTTTATCGGTGGCGTCCACCGCATCGCGTCGCGTATCGACGGCAAGTTCGACCTTGTCGCGGGCGCGCTGTCGTCCAACCCCGAACGCGCGGCGGCTTCGGCCAAGGAACTGGGCATCGCGCGCAGCTACTCCAGCTACGAGGAAATGGCCCGCGAGGAAGCCGCCCGCGAGGACGGCATCGAGGCTGTTGCTATCGTGACCCCGAACCACATGCACGCTGGCCCCGCGATTACGTTTCTGAACGCAGGCATCAACGTGATCTGTGACAAGCCGCTCGCTGCGACGCCCGAACAGGCGGAGGAGATGGCTGCTGCAGTGAAGTCGTCCAAGGCGCGGTTCATCCTGACCCACAACTACACCGGCTACCCGCTGATCCGTCAGGCGCGTGAAATGGTGGCGCGTGGTGATCTGGGCAAAATCCGCGTCATTCAGGCGTCCTATTCGCAGGACTGGCTGGCAGAGGCGCCCGACCCGGACAACAAGCAAGCCGAATGGCGCACCGATCCGGCGAAAGCTGGTGGCGGCGCGATCGGCGACATCGGTAGCCACGCTTTCAACCTTCTTTCCTTTGTTTCGGGTCTGAAAACCGAGGCGCTGCTGGCTGAACTGCACAGCATGGTCGACGGTCGCCGCGTGGACGACAACGCGCACATCCTGCTCCGCCTCGAAGGCGGTGCGAAGGGTATGCTCTGGGCTTCGCAGGTTGCCATCGGTCAGGAAAACAACCTGTCGCTCCGCATCTACGGCGAAAAGGGCGGTATCGAGTGGAATCAGGAAAATCCGAACGTGATGACCTTCGCTCGCTTCGGTGAACCCAAGCAGCTGCTGACCCGTGGCGGCGCTGGCCTCGGTTCGGGTGGCGGTGACTGGACCCGTATCCCGCCGGGCCACCCCGAGGGCTATCTGGAGGGGTTTGCGAACCTTTACTCCGACGCGGCCGACCTGATCCGCGGCGAAGGCGACGGCAGCCTCCTCCCTGGTATCGACGCTGGCATGGACGGGATGTGGTTCATCGCCTCCTGCATCAAATCGCAGGACGCCGGAAATACGTGGATCGCACGGTAA
- a CDS encoding sugar phosphate isomerase/epimerase family protein, giving the protein MPTQIKGPGIFLAQFAGSEAPFDSLENITKWAAGLGYKGVQIPTFVGHLFDLDKAAESDTYCDEVKGICADAGVEITELSTHLQGQLVAVNPAYDEAFDAFAPASVHKNPKARTEWAIDQVKKAAVASRRLGLEHSVSFTGSLAFPYLYPWPQRPAGLIDEAFAELGRRWTPILDHYKDNGVDIGYEIHPGEDVFDGATFEMFVDACGGHEAAMINYDPSHFLLQQLDYLEFIDIYHDRINAFHVKDAEFNPTGRQGVYSGYQGWTNRAGRFRSLGDGQVDFSGIFSKMTQYGYDSWAVLEWECCIKSPEQGAAEGGPFIEKHLIEVTGKAFDDFAGAERDDAQIKRMLGL; this is encoded by the coding sequence ATGCCAACACAGATTAAGGGGCCAGGCATTTTTCTGGCGCAGTTTGCGGGGTCGGAAGCCCCGTTCGACTCCCTTGAAAACATTACCAAATGGGCGGCTGGCCTCGGTTACAAGGGCGTTCAGATCCCGACGTTTGTCGGCCACCTGTTCGACCTCGACAAAGCTGCCGAGAGCGACACCTACTGCGACGAAGTCAAAGGCATTTGTGCCGATGCGGGCGTCGAGATTACCGAGCTTTCGACCCACCTTCAGGGTCAGTTGGTCGCTGTAAACCCCGCCTATGACGAAGCGTTCGACGCCTTCGCTCCGGCGTCGGTCCACAAGAACCCGAAGGCCCGCACCGAGTGGGCGATCGATCAGGTGAAGAAGGCCGCTGTCGCGTCCCGCCGCCTTGGTCTGGAGCATTCGGTGTCGTTCACCGGCTCGCTGGCGTTCCCGTACCTATACCCGTGGCCGCAGCGCCCAGCTGGTCTGATCGACGAAGCGTTTGCCGAACTTGGTCGTCGCTGGACCCCGATCCTTGACCACTACAAAGACAACGGCGTCGACATCGGCTACGAAATCCATCCTGGTGAGGACGTGTTCGACGGCGCGACGTTCGAGATGTTCGTGGACGCTTGCGGTGGCCACGAGGCTGCGATGATCAACTACGATCCCTCGCACTTCCTGCTGCAACAGCTCGACTACCTTGAATTCATCGACATCTATCACGACCGCATCAACGCCTTCCATGTGAAGGATGCGGAGTTCAATCCGACCGGCCGTCAGGGTGTTTATTCCGGTTATCAGGGCTGGACCAACCGTGCGGGGCGTTTCCGCTCACTCGGCGACGGTCAGGTCGATTTCTCGGGCATCTTCAGTAAGATGACCCAATACGGCTACGACTCGTGGGCCGTACTTGAGTGGGAATGTTGCATTAAATCTCCCGAACAGGGCGCTGCCGAAGGCGGTCCGTTTATTGAGAAGCACCTGATCGAAGTGACGGGCAAAGCCTTTGACGACTTTGCGGGTGCCGAACGGGATGACGCACAGATTAAAAGGATGCTTGGACTATGA
- a CDS encoding LacI family transcriptional regulator, protein MTNEKTASGYVLEKGEKPTLKTIARLSGLAVPTVSRALSGAPDIGAATKKLVRRIADEIGYVPNRAGVRLRTGKTNVISLILAPESDMMNHTARLINAIAETLRGTQYHLIITHMFQDEDKLKPVRYIVETGSADAIIMNQTEPDDPRVAYLMEKKFPFATHGRTGSEKHAYFDFDNVEFGRIGVEELVRRGRKHLILIAPPQSQYYAKNTIEGASAAAEAAGVYLRTVRRTNSDESGEGVRAIVQNILEHEPEVDGIICSSPTAAMGSVAAAEQIGRAVGADIDIFGKEAVPFLKLFRKEIIVMPENVSQAGEFLARAVMQAINEPDLPPLQALEVPDPARLNK, encoded by the coding sequence ATGACAAACGAAAAAACAGCGTCGGGCTACGTTCTCGAAAAGGGCGAAAAGCCGACGCTTAAAACCATCGCAAGGCTGAGCGGCCTCGCGGTCCCCACAGTGTCCCGTGCCCTCTCCGGCGCGCCCGATATCGGTGCAGCAACCAAGAAACTGGTTAGGCGAATCGCTGATGAAATCGGCTACGTCCCGAACCGTGCGGGGGTGCGTCTTCGGACTGGCAAAACGAACGTGATCAGCCTGATCCTCGCCCCCGAGTCGGACATGATGAACCACACGGCAAGGTTGATAAATGCAATCGCGGAAACGTTGCGCGGAACGCAGTATCATCTCATCATTACGCACATGTTTCAGGACGAGGATAAGCTCAAACCTGTCCGGTACATTGTCGAGACTGGCTCTGCTGACGCGATCATCATGAACCAGACCGAACCGGATGATCCCCGTGTCGCTTATCTGATGGAAAAGAAGTTCCCCTTCGCGACCCACGGACGGACAGGCAGCGAGAAGCACGCGTATTTTGACTTCGACAACGTGGAATTCGGTCGGATCGGGGTCGAGGAACTGGTCAGGCGTGGCCGCAAACACCTCATCCTCATCGCGCCGCCACAGAGCCAGTATTACGCTAAAAATACGATCGAAGGTGCGAGCGCGGCAGCCGAAGCGGCTGGCGTGTATCTGCGCACGGTCAGACGAACGAACAGTGACGAAAGCGGCGAAGGCGTGCGCGCCATCGTCCAGAACATCCTTGAGCACGAACCCGAGGTCGATGGCATTATCTGTAGCTCGCCCACTGCGGCCATGGGGTCGGTGGCGGCCGCCGAACAGATCGGTCGTGCGGTCGGGGCCGATATCGACATCTTCGGCAAGGAAGCTGTCCCATTCCTCAAACTGTTTCGGAAAGAGATTATCGTAATGCCCGAAAACGTCAGCCAAGCAGGCGAGTTTTTGGCCAGAGCGGTCATGCAAGCAATCAACGAGCCGGATCTTCCGCCGCTTCAGGCGCTGGAAGTCCCCGACCCGGCGAGACTCAATAAATGA
- a CDS encoding ABC transporter substrate-binding protein: protein MKLTTKLLAATAIVSATGASATDLEVTHWWTSGGEAAAVAELAKAFDASGDHWIDGAIAGSGGTARPIMISRITGGDPMGATQFNHGQQALELVEAGLMLDLTDVAEENNWEEVIFPKSLLDACTVDGRVYCAPVNIHSPEWLWISNKVYEDLGLPVPQNWNEFVESAPAVREAGKVPLALGNQPWQASTAFGAIQVAVAGLENWQAVNMEQDLDVAAGDAYAAVFEAAAAARELAVGSNVQDWNQATNLVITDQAAGQIMGDWAQGEFAVAGEVAGEDYTCLPGLGLNAYLSTGGDAFYFPKLDDPEKEAAQKRLAALLVSPEVQVAFNLKKGSLPIRGDVDLSEANDCMQKGLELLASGNVMPSGDMLWTPDTQKQVEDLMVEFWMSDMPAAEAHERWVDILSMD, encoded by the coding sequence GTGAAACTGACCACCAAACTGCTGGCCGCGACCGCAATTGTCAGCGCGACCGGCGCATCGGCCACTGATCTTGAAGTCACCCATTGGTGGACTTCGGGCGGCGAAGCTGCCGCTGTGGCTGAACTCGCGAAGGCATTCGACGCATCGGGCGATCACTGGATCGACGGCGCAATCGCAGGTTCCGGCGGCACCGCGCGTCCGATCATGATCAGCCGAATCACCGGCGGTGATCCGATGGGTGCAACTCAGTTCAACCACGGCCAACAGGCTCTCGAACTCGTCGAAGCCGGCCTGATGCTCGACCTCACTGACGTAGCCGAAGAAAACAACTGGGAGGAGGTCATCTTCCCGAAGTCGCTGCTCGACGCATGTACTGTTGATGGCCGCGTTTACTGCGCTCCGGTGAACATCCACTCGCCGGAATGGCTCTGGATTTCGAACAAGGTTTACGAAGACCTCGGCCTGCCGGTTCCGCAGAACTGGAACGAGTTCGTCGAAAGCGCACCGGCGGTTCGCGAAGCTGGCAAAGTGCCGCTCGCGCTCGGCAACCAGCCGTGGCAGGCAAGCACCGCATTCGGCGCCATTCAGGTTGCAGTTGCCGGCCTTGAGAACTGGCAAGCCGTTAACATGGAACAGGACCTCGACGTTGCTGCCGGTGACGCCTACGCCGCTGTCTTCGAAGCCGCTGCCGCTGCTCGCGAGCTCGCTGTCGGTTCGAACGTTCAGGACTGGAACCAGGCTACCAACCTCGTGATCACCGATCAGGCCGCTGGCCAGATCATGGGTGACTGGGCACAGGGTGAATTCGCTGTCGCAGGCGAAGTCGCTGGTGAAGACTACACCTGTCTGCCGGGTCTGGGCCTCAACGCCTACCTGTCGACCGGTGGTGACGCCTTCTACTTCCCGAAGCTGGATGATCCGGAAAAGGAAGCCGCGCAGAAGCGCCTCGCAGCTCTGCTCGTTTCGCCGGAAGTTCAGGTTGCCTTCAACCTGAAGAAAGGCTCGCTGCCGATCCGTGGCGACGTAGACCTCTCGGAAGCCAACGACTGTATGCAGAAGGGCCTCGAGCTCCTCGCTTCGGGCAACGTGATGCCGTCGGGCGACATGCTGTGGACTCCTGACACTCAAAAGCAGGTCGAAGACCTGATGGTCGAGTTCTGGATGAGCGACATGCCTGCTGCCGAAGCGCACGAGCGTTGGGTCGACATCCTGAGCATGGACTAA
- a CDS encoding carbohydrate ABC transporter permease, with the protein MASKPLSARLTRNLNAKIAALPMIITTLVVFLGGTIWSVVYSFTGSKLLPKLQWVGLKQYDRLWSNSRWEISIENLFWYGIFALVLTIAIGFLLAVLLDQKIRFEDTFRTILLYPFALSFIVTGLVWQWLLNPDMGIQHIVRSMGWESFTFDPLYNPDLVLIGLLMAGLWQGTGFVMCIMLAGLRGIDEDIWKAARVDGIPAWKTYLRVVIPMMRPVFITTLVIVAAGIIKLYDLVVAMTSGGPGNSSQVPAMYVYDYLFQAQNLGQGLAASTMMLLSVLIVLIPWAYLEFGGKKHA; encoded by the coding sequence ATGGCATCAAAACCGCTTAGCGCACGGCTTACGCGCAACTTAAACGCCAAGATCGCGGCACTACCGATGATTATCACCACACTTGTGGTCTTTCTCGGCGGGACGATCTGGTCCGTAGTTTACTCATTCACAGGCTCGAAACTTCTGCCCAAGCTTCAGTGGGTTGGCCTCAAACAATATGACCGTCTGTGGAGCAACAGCCGCTGGGAAATCTCGATCGAGAACCTTTTCTGGTACGGCATCTTTGCTCTGGTCCTGACGATCGCAATAGGCTTCCTGCTGGCAGTCCTTCTGGATCAGAAGATCCGTTTCGAAGACACGTTCCGCACAATTCTGCTTTATCCGTTTGCACTTAGCTTCATCGTGACCGGCCTTGTGTGGCAGTGGCTGCTGAACCCCGACATGGGTATCCAGCACATCGTCCGCAGCATGGGCTGGGAAAGCTTCACCTTCGATCCGTTATACAATCCGGACTTGGTGCTCATAGGTCTACTGATGGCGGGGCTTTGGCAGGGCACGGGCTTTGTCATGTGCATCATGCTCGCAGGTCTGCGCGGTATCGACGAAGATATCTGGAAAGCAGCCCGCGTGGACGGCATCCCTGCGTGGAAAACCTACCTCCGCGTCGTCATTCCGATGATGCGTCCGGTGTTCATCACCACGCTGGTGATCGTCGCTGCCGGCATCATCAAACTCTATGACCTCGTCGTCGCTATGACGTCCGGCGGTCCCGGCAACTCCAGCCAGGTTCCCGCGATGTACGTCTACGACTACCTATTCCAGGCCCAGAACCTCGGCCAAGGTCTTGCCGCATCGACTATGATGCTGCTGAGCGTGCTGATCGTTTTGATCCCTTGGGCTTACCTCGAATTCGGAGGCAAAAAGCATGCTTGA
- a CDS encoding carbohydrate ABC transporter permease, producing the protein MVDRTVDAMSGPRGKKPKKTLSGRNIMIYGILLMVSLYYILPLWVMVMTSLKGMPEIRMGNIFAPPVEITFEPWVKAWSSACTGLNCDGLSRGFWNSVQILIPSVFLSIAIASVNGYALVNWKFKGSELFFTILIFGSFIPYQIMLYPIVIMLRELGLYGKLGGLVLVHSVFGMPILTLLFRNYFTSVPEELFKAARVDGAGFWGIYFRIMLPMSLPIFVVAVILQVTGIWNDFLFGVVFTKPSIYPMTVQLNNIVNSVQGVKEYNVNMAATMLTGLVPLVIYFISGKLFVRGIAAGAVKG; encoded by the coding sequence ATGGTCGATCGCACTGTCGACGCAATGTCCGGTCCGCGTGGCAAAAAGCCGAAAAAGACGCTCTCCGGCCGCAATATCATGATCTACGGCATTCTGCTGATGGTCAGCCTTTACTACATCCTGCCACTTTGGGTGATGGTCATGACCTCGCTCAAAGGGATGCCGGAAATCCGCATGGGCAACATCTTTGCCCCGCCGGTCGAGATTACCTTCGAGCCGTGGGTCAAAGCTTGGTCGAGCGCCTGTACCGGTCTCAACTGTGACGGCCTGAGCCGCGGGTTCTGGAATTCGGTGCAGATCCTCATCCCGTCGGTTTTCCTGTCCATCGCGATTGCGTCGGTGAACGGCTACGCGCTGGTGAACTGGAAGTTCAAAGGGTCGGAGCTGTTCTTCACCATCCTGATCTTCGGCAGCTTCATTCCCTACCAGATCATGCTCTACCCGATCGTGATCATGCTGCGGGAACTGGGACTTTACGGCAAACTCGGCGGTCTGGTGCTCGTGCACTCGGTCTTCGGTATGCCGATCCTGACGCTGCTCTTCCGCAACTACTTCACTTCCGTCCCCGAAGAACTGTTCAAGGCCGCCCGAGTGGATGGCGCAGGCTTCTGGGGTATCTATTTCCGGATCATGCTGCCGATGTCGCTGCCCATCTTCGTGGTTGCCGTCATCCTGCAGGTTACGGGTATCTGGAACGACTTCCTCTTCGGTGTCGTCTTCACCAAACCCTCGATCTATCCGATGACCGTTCAGCTCAATAACATCGTGAACTCGGTGCAGGGCGTGAAGGAATACAATGTCAATATGGCCGCGACCATGCTGACGGGCCTCGTTCCTCTGGTCATCTACTTCATCTCCGGAAAACTCTTTGTCCGCGGTATTGCCGCCGGCGCCGTGAAAGGCTGA
- a CDS encoding ABC transporter ATP-binding protein: MTYSVQIKDLDLHFGAVKVLQGLNLNISEGEFIVLLGSSGCGKSTLLNCVAGLLEPTDGQIFIKGNNVTWEEPSKRGIGMVFQSYALYPQMTVRGNMSFGLKNAKVPKAEIETRVNRAAEILQITHLLDRKPSALSGGQRQRVAIGRALVRDVDVFLFDEPLSNLDAKLRADLRVELKRLHNQLKNTMIYVTHDQVEAMTLADRIAIMKGGVIMQLGSPDEIYNRPQNRYVADFIGSPSMNFLDGEYRNGTFVKGDLAIPMEGYAFATQPVEGGAITVGIRPEHIVTGPLVASAPYRATTTVDLVEPMGSDTLVWAKIADEPFRIRMDGQATVAVGDTLEIGIDPSRASVFDAKSEERL, encoded by the coding sequence ATGACTTACTCTGTCCAGATCAAAGACCTCGACCTCCATTTCGGCGCGGTCAAAGTACTCCAGGGTCTGAACCTCAACATCAGTGAAGGCGAATTCATCGTGCTTCTGGGCTCGTCCGGCTGCGGCAAGTCTACGCTTCTGAACTGCGTGGCGGGCCTGCTGGAGCCGACCGACGGCCAGATCTTCATCAAAGGCAACAACGTCACTTGGGAAGAGCCCAGCAAGCGCGGCATTGGCATGGTGTTCCAGAGCTACGCTCTTTATCCGCAGATGACTGTGCGCGGGAACATGTCCTTCGGCCTCAAGAACGCCAAGGTCCCCAAAGCCGAGATCGAAACCCGCGTGAACCGCGCTGCGGAAATCCTGCAAATCACCCACCTGCTCGACCGCAAGCCCAGCGCTCTGTCGGGTGGTCAGCGCCAGCGTGTGGCCATCGGCCGCGCACTGGTCCGCGACGTGGATGTGTTCCTCTTTGACGAACCGCTGTCCAACCTTGATGCCAAGCTGCGCGCCGACCTCCGCGTCGAACTCAAGCGCCTCCATAACCAGCTCAAGAACACGATGATCTACGTGACCCACGATCAGGTCGAAGCGATGACGCTCGCAGACCGGATCGCGATCATGAAGGGCGGGGTCATCATGCAGCTTGGTTCGCCGGACGAAATCTACAACCGTCCGCAGAACCGCTACGTGGCCGACTTTATCGGTAGCCCGTCGATGAACTTCCTTGACGGCGAATATCGCAATGGCACCTTTGTCAAAGGTGACTTGGCGATCCCGATGGAAGGCTACGCCTTCGCGACACAACCCGTTGAGGGCGGCGCGATCACTGTTGGTATCCGTCCCGAGCATATTGTTACCGGCCCTCTCGTCGCCTCCGCGCCTTACCGTGCGACGACGACTGTCGATCTGGTCGAACCCATGGGGTCCGACACGCTCGTCTGGGCCAAAATTGCCGATGAACCGTTCCGCATTCGTATGGACGGACAGGCCACCGTGGCTGTCGGCGACACATTGGAAATCGGCATCGACCCGTCGCGGGCTTCGGTGTTCGACGCAAAATCCGAGGAAAGATTGTGA
- a CDS encoding beta-mannosidase, translating into MIQLSGLWTLTDASGEFTCPITLPGDGVSALYDAGLIPDPYWGRNEYDLRWIADRDWTAKRTVDLTDADVDLVISDLDTVATIRWNGQEVHTSKNMFRDYRVSLADVARVGENEVEIVFHSSTKAGAEEQARQPFFVPWHEQNSPIANGNMLRKVQCDFGWDWNIALAPFGQYGTLAVQSRKAARIEDLYITQSHENGTVSVSISAKTVNYEGPFTVTLDGQTVEADGSATITIDQPKLWWPAGLGEQPLYDLTVQAGNATETRRIGLRKMELITDKDDTGSMFKFRVNDVDVFAKGANWIPADALAGRITYEATRDLLQSALDANMNMIRVWGGGRYEPTSFYDTCDEMGLMVWQDFMFACNLYPSTEDYLSEVKAEVHDNVSRMHHHACIAVWCGDNELVGAFDWFEVSRNNRDTYLVSYDRLNRTIEQELKATDPNAIWWPSSPCAGPMNYGDAWHDDSKGDMHFWSVWHEGRDFDHYRDVSPRFCSEFGFQSYPSMNIIKTFADPKDWNIAAPVFESHQKNKGGNARIAETMFRYFRWPEKFEDFVWLSQIQQAMAIKTAVTHWRGLKPHCMGTLIWQLNDTWPVCSWSSLDYGGGWKMLHYMIQRFYAPVTVVCAPTENGYQLKGVNDHLDPVELTVSARTLDMQGESRALGKTKMTIGAQSEVMLDIPADQVKEGEIIVFLWHTEDGEAGGDHFAPWPYKTYHLPDSGLEMKQDGNKLTITAKQLSLFASVEADVPGRFSNNAFAVFPGLPVTVTFTPQDENATPTFSLRDLYSATVARNG; encoded by the coding sequence GTGATTCAACTATCGGGTCTTTGGACCCTTACCGATGCATCGGGCGAGTTTACTTGCCCGATCACCCTACCCGGCGATGGCGTTTCTGCCCTTTACGATGCCGGACTGATCCCCGACCCATATTGGGGTCGCAACGAATACGACCTGCGTTGGATCGCAGACCGTGACTGGACCGCCAAGCGCACGGTTGACCTGACCGATGCTGACGTTGATCTGGTGATCAGCGACCTTGATACCGTCGCAACGATCCGCTGGAACGGACAGGAGGTGCATACCTCCAAAAACATGTTCCGCGACTATCGCGTCTCGCTCGCCGATGTGGCCCGCGTGGGTGAAAACGAAGTCGAAATCGTCTTCCATTCGAGCACCAAAGCCGGTGCCGAAGAGCAGGCCCGCCAGCCGTTCTTTGTGCCGTGGCACGAACAGAATTCGCCCATCGCGAATGGCAACATGCTCCGCAAGGTGCAGTGCGATTTCGGGTGGGACTGGAACATCGCGCTGGCACCCTTCGGCCAGTACGGCACGCTCGCCGTTCAATCCCGCAAGGCCGCACGGATCGAAGACCTCTATATCACGCAGAGCCACGAAAACGGCACCGTATCAGTGTCTATTTCGGCCAAAACCGTCAATTATGAGGGTCCGTTCACTGTCACTCTCGACGGTCAAACGGTGGAGGCCGACGGCTCCGCGACGATCACCATCGACCAGCCGAAACTCTGGTGGCCTGCGGGGCTGGGCGAGCAGCCGCTCTACGATCTGACCGTGCAGGCAGGCAACGCGACAGAGACCCGCCGCATCGGTCTTCGCAAGATGGAGCTAATCACCGACAAGGACGACACGGGCTCCATGTTCAAGTTCCGCGTCAATGATGTCGACGTCTTCGCCAAGGGTGCCAACTGGATTCCCGCAGACGCACTTGCCGGTCGCATCACCTACGAGGCGACCCGTGATCTGCTGCAATCGGCTCTCGACGCGAATATGAACATGATCCGCGTATGGGGCGGCGGCCGCTATGAGCCGACCTCGTTCTACGATACCTGCGACGAGATGGGGCTGATGGTCTGGCAGGACTTCATGTTCGCCTGCAACCTCTACCCTTCGACCGAGGATTACCTGTCCGAAGTGAAAGCCGAGGTGCACGACAACGTCTCGCGGATGCACCACCATGCCTGTATCGCCGTCTGGTGCGGTGACAACGAACTGGTGGGAGCTTTCGACTGGTTCGAGGTCAGCCGCAATAACCGCGACACCTACCTTGTCAGCTATGACCGCCTGAACCGCACGATCGAACAGGAGCTCAAAGCAACCGATCCCAACGCGATCTGGTGGCCGTCCTCGCCTTGTGCCGGCCCGATGAACTACGGCGATGCGTGGCACGACGACAGCAAGGGCGACATGCACTTCTGGTCGGTCTGGCACGAAGGCCGCGATTTCGACCATTACCGCGACGTTTCTCCGCGCTTCTGTTCGGAATTCGGCTTCCAGTCCTATCCGTCAATGAACATCATCAAGACCTTCGCCGATCCGAAGGATTGGAACATCGCGGCGCCCGTTTTCGAAAGCCACCAGAAAAACAAGGGCGGCAATGCGCGCATCGCCGAAACCATGTTCCGCTATTTCCGCTGGCCCGAGAAGTTCGAGGACTTTGTCTGGCTCTCGCAAATCCAGCAGGCCATGGCGATCAAGACAGCCGTCACCCACTGGCGCGGCCTGAAACCGCACTGCATGGGCACGCTGATCTGGCAGCTTAACGATACATGGCCGGTGTGTTCGTGGTCCTCGCTCGACTACGGCGGCGGCTGGAAGATGCTGCACTACATGATCCAGCGCTTCTACGCGCCGGTGACTGTTGTCTGCGCACCGACCGAGAACGGCTACCAGCTCAAGGGCGTCAACGATCACCTTGATCCGGTCGAATTGACCGTCAGTGCCCGTACGCTCGACATGCAGGGCGAAAGCCGCGCTCTCGGCAAGACCAAGATGACCATCGGCGCACAGTCCGAGGTCATGCTCGATATCCCCGCCGATCAGGTCAAAGAGGGCGAGATCATCGTCTTCCTCTGGCACACCGAGGACGGCGAGGCGGGCGGCGATCACTTCGCGCCTTGGCCCTACAAAACCTACCACCTGCCCGACAGCGGGCTGGAAATGAAGCAGGACGGAAACAAGCTCACGATCACGGCAAAGCAGCTTTCGCTCTTCGCCAGCGTCGAAGCCGACGTGCCCGGGCGTTTCTCGAATAACGCCTTCGCCGTGTTCCCCGGTCTGCCCGTCACCGTCACCTTCACACCGCAGGACGAGAACGCGACACCCACGTTCTCTCTGCGTGACCTCTACAGCGCCACAGTAGCCCGTAACGGCTGA